The Silvanigrella paludirubra genome includes a window with the following:
- a CDS encoding CheR family methyltransferase gives MENYKDNLIKYFSSLIELETGIQYDETNKYLLLTRIQSLLKLININSIDSLWNEIQTKGLNSETKSLILDLATNNETSFFRDPKVFEFFKTEFVPKIMANKNRIRIWCAATSTGQEPYSIAIIMAELKEQGINKNYEILATDISDRVLKQAEKGLYTQLEVQRGLSPEHLRKYFNEELSDTSLVPSYKVKSEISSFITYKQLNLLHPWPNFEPFDIIFCRNVLIYQSLENKKNVISKFAKLLNPEGYLILGGAESLLQLSNDYDLINFNNITVHKLKTEIKN, from the coding sequence ATGGAAAATTATAAAGACAATTTAATTAAATATTTTTCATCCTTAATAGAATTAGAAACTGGAATTCAATATGATGAAACAAACAAATATTTATTATTAACTCGTATTCAAAGTTTGTTAAAATTAATTAATATAAATAGTATTGATTCTTTATGGAATGAAATTCAAACAAAAGGATTAAATTCAGAAACTAAATCTTTAATTTTAGATTTAGCAACAAATAACGAAACCTCTTTTTTTCGTGATCCTAAAGTATTTGAATTTTTTAAAACTGAATTTGTTCCGAAAATCATGGCAAATAAAAATAGAATACGAATTTGGTGTGCAGCTACAAGTACGGGACAAGAACCTTATTCAATTGCGATTATTATGGCTGAATTAAAAGAACAAGGAATAAATAAAAATTACGAAATTTTAGCTACAGATATTAGTGATCGGGTATTAAAACAAGCAGAAAAAGGACTTTATACACAACTTGAAGTCCAAAGAGGACTTTCTCCTGAGCATTTAAGAAAATATTTTAATGAAGAATTATCTGACACTTCTTTGGTGCCAAGTTATAAAGTAAAATCAGAAATATCATCATTTATAACTTATAAACAATTAAATTTGTTACATCCTTGGCCAAATTTTGAGCCTTTTGATATTATATTTTGCAGAAATGTATTAATATATCAAAGTTTAGAAAATAAAAAAAATGTAATATCGAAATTTGCAAAATTATTAAACCCAGAAGGATATTTAATACTTGGTGGAGCTGAGAGTTTATTACAGCTTTCGAACGATTATGATTTAATAAACTTTAATAATATTACTGTTCATAAACTCAAAACTGAAATTAAGAATTAA
- a CDS encoding chemotaxis protein CheW: protein MSVQSESAFTEYIEECQEMLDRIALNIEETEKKGFHKETVASIYRDIHTIKGSAQLFGFSKMGNIAHIMESCLDPLRKEKIKLSQKLLDSIYIGIDFIIISLENVKKTKKETIKDERLNNLFKKFISSVQEIFTNANDLTKDKAFISEELLIPENIKNLMKETKIVTSEISKENPGFGVFDEVATPSISESTSIPTKTAEVTKVPLVSSKNIENENKKTEDLPNNQEVKKSSTDEQFNETIRVQVGLLNSLMNLVGELVLIRNQLLEHAKSNDEDPEFLKMSQRLNILTAELQNEVMKTRMQPIGNILTVYSRVVRDLSRELGKKIELQLIGIETELDKTVIEAVKDPLMHIVRNAIDHGIENSEDRKKAGKKETALIQIKAYNENGQVIIEIIDDGRGLDLKRISEKAVEKGILSSEQVAKMSEKEIQLLIFSPGFSTAASISNISGRGVGMDVVKTNVEKIGGVVDLISTYGIGTTIIIKIPLSLAILPALIVKSHSQRFAIPQTKLVELLRIDGTENTSEKIEPLQGNMVFRLRGKLIPIISLSEVLFNKKINISFINENVTNVVILNADNFMFGLIVDEIDDSADIVVKPLSQFLKYLKVFSGASIMGDGSVALTIDVLGLAEKAHLAIESIDVSKQTVIKSKISNYYHLDICEYLLIDVGSPSSYGIPLSIVNRIEEFDNTSFEYSGEQKVIRYRDSLLPIFSLPDFLKLTFDSSVSLNTNKTPIIVIKRGELYYGIEVLAVYDIIEISTKINQTVKDRVGILGTVSINDKIIVIADIFGMIENLKEKLTVGHSSSNHEIKQIEKIKDVKNLRSNHRILFAEDSSFFRNYIKTVLEDSGYSVETAYDGSNALEILESSPNKHFSFILSDIEMPTMDGLEFARRVKEKDHLNHIPMFAITTKYSQIDIEEGKKAGFLKYLEKLNAETLISEIDSTIFNSKNEDSKNA from the coding sequence ATGAGTGTACAAAGTGAATCTGCTTTTACTGAATATATAGAAGAATGCCAAGAAATGTTAGATAGAATAGCATTAAATATTGAAGAAACAGAAAAAAAAGGATTTCATAAAGAAACTGTTGCTTCTATTTATAGAGACATACATACCATTAAAGGGTCTGCTCAATTATTTGGGTTTTCCAAAATGGGAAATATAGCTCATATTATGGAAAGTTGTCTTGATCCTTTAAGAAAAGAAAAAATAAAATTATCTCAAAAATTATTAGACAGTATCTATATTGGAATTGATTTTATCATAATCTCATTAGAAAATGTTAAAAAAACTAAAAAAGAGACTATAAAAGATGAGCGATTAAATAATTTATTTAAAAAATTTATATCATCTGTTCAAGAGATTTTCACAAATGCCAACGATCTAACTAAAGATAAAGCATTTATTTCCGAAGAACTTTTGATACCAGAAAATATTAAAAATTTAATGAAGGAAACAAAAATTGTGACCTCTGAGATAAGTAAGGAAAATCCAGGGTTTGGTGTTTTTGATGAAGTAGCAACACCTTCTATATCTGAATCGACTTCTATTCCAACTAAAACAGCCGAAGTAACAAAAGTCCCCCTAGTTTCAAGCAAAAACATAGAAAATGAAAATAAAAAAACAGAAGATTTACCTAATAATCAAGAAGTAAAAAAATCGTCAACCGACGAACAATTTAATGAAACTATAAGAGTTCAAGTTGGTTTATTAAATAGTCTAATGAATTTAGTTGGGGAGCTCGTCTTAATTCGTAACCAGTTGTTAGAGCATGCCAAATCAAATGATGAAGATCCTGAGTTTTTGAAAATGAGTCAGCGATTAAATATCCTTACTGCTGAATTACAAAATGAAGTTATGAAGACAAGAATGCAGCCAATTGGCAATATATTGACTGTATATTCTAGAGTTGTTCGAGATTTATCCCGTGAGCTTGGAAAAAAAATAGAATTGCAGCTTATAGGCATTGAAACTGAATTAGATAAAACTGTTATAGAAGCGGTCAAAGATCCTTTGATGCATATTGTTCGAAATGCAATTGATCATGGGATTGAAAATTCAGAGGATCGAAAAAAAGCAGGTAAAAAAGAAACCGCATTAATTCAAATTAAAGCATATAATGAAAATGGCCAAGTTATTATTGAAATTATTGATGATGGTAGGGGATTAGATCTAAAAAGAATTTCAGAAAAAGCAGTAGAAAAGGGAATACTAAGTTCTGAACAAGTCGCAAAAATGTCCGAAAAAGAAATTCAATTATTAATATTTTCTCCAGGTTTTTCAACAGCAGCATCTATTTCAAATATTTCAGGAAGAGGTGTTGGAATGGATGTTGTGAAAACGAATGTTGAAAAAATTGGAGGTGTTGTCGATTTAATAAGTACATATGGAATTGGAACTACAATTATTATTAAAATACCACTAAGCTTAGCAATTCTTCCTGCATTAATTGTGAAATCACATTCTCAACGTTTTGCTATTCCACAAACAAAATTAGTGGAATTATTAAGAATTGATGGTACAGAAAACACTTCAGAAAAAATTGAGCCTTTACAAGGTAACATGGTGTTTCGCTTAAGAGGTAAGCTTATTCCAATTATTTCATTATCTGAAGTATTGTTTAATAAAAAAATAAATATATCTTTTATTAATGAGAATGTAACAAATGTTGTTATTTTAAATGCAGATAATTTTATGTTTGGACTTATTGTCGATGAAATTGATGATTCCGCAGATATTGTAGTAAAACCACTGTCCCAATTTTTAAAATATTTAAAAGTATTTTCTGGTGCCTCCATAATGGGAGATGGTTCTGTTGCTTTAACGATAGATGTTTTAGGATTAGCAGAAAAAGCTCATTTAGCGATTGAATCCATTGATGTTTCGAAACAAACGGTAATTAAAAGTAAAATTTCAAATTATTACCATTTAGATATATGTGAATATTTGTTAATTGATGTAGGGTCTCCAAGTTCTTACGGAATTCCTTTGTCAATTGTAAATAGAATTGAAGAGTTTGATAATACAAGTTTTGAATACTCTGGAGAGCAAAAAGTAATTCGTTATCGAGATTCATTATTGCCTATTTTTTCCTTACCCGATTTTTTAAAATTGACCTTTGATTCTTCTGTTTCTTTAAATACAAATAAGACTCCTATTATAGTTATTAAACGTGGTGAATTATATTATGGAATAGAAGTACTAGCGGTTTATGATATTATCGAGATCTCTACTAAAATAAATCAAACAGTAAAAGATAGAGTCGGAATTTTAGGAACTGTCTCTATAAATGATAAAATTATAGTGATTGCAGATATATTTGGTATGATTGAAAATTTAAAAGAAAAATTAACAGTCGGGCATTCAAGCTCAAATCATGAAATAAAACAAATAGAAAAAATAAAAGATGTTAAAAATTTAAGGTCAAATCATCGCATTTTATTTGCTGAGGATAGTTCCTTTTTTAGAAATTACATTAAAACGGTTTTAGAAGATTCAGGCTATAGTGTAGAAACAGCATATGATGGTTCAAATGCACTCGAAATTTTAGAATCTTCTCCAAATAAACATTTTTCATTTATATTATCCGACATTGAAATGCCAACAATGGATGGATTGGAGTTTGCTAGACGAGTTAAAGAAAAAGACCATTTAAATCATATTCCTATGTTCGCAATAACAACAAAATATAGTCAAATTGATATTGAGGAAGGTAAAAAAGCGGGATTTTTAAAATATCTTGAAAAATTAAATGCTGAAACATTAATTTCAGAAATTGATTCCACAATATTTAACTCTAAAAATGAGGATTCCAAAAATGCATGA
- a CDS encoding 1-acyl-sn-glycerol-3-phosphate acyltransferase — MYKIMGIHFTNWAWLYSPLSFFMRIRVYPKSVSKETFFNQHNGKAIVYVLPRMSVMDTIVLNKTLKTFEQKKISTEAKPKRFRHAALLAIKSGSLLFSNSYKDRFLSDFVKLIKNDPRAKNEKLVFIPVSIFWSRAPERNEKGFLLKSLFPDDGTGNALQKLFMLILHRGEVNISFGKTFNSPNIEFGLTEKSELTSENQDQDYEYARRMRRQFNIEFAKERTAAFGPTLYDNEKICQWILSTSTTKKFISSSENPLKTEEQIVKYIREIGANYNYVTVRALEKFFDFIWTKIFEGVRVRNFEHIERVAKDGQIIWMPSHRSHFDYLLLSYVLFKKGFVVPHIAAGINLNFWPIGSILRRGGAFFIRRSFSGNKIYAHTFSEYVNFLLQNSFPVEFFQEGGRSRIGKLLTPKMGMLNICVQSIIKRKSENTYIVPVYFGYDKVMEDDSYAKELKGAKKQKENAFQFLNGIRKVFTNYGSVDVSFGDPIKIGDIWQEYNEKVRKEIPADLSINELLPYHLKDLPDNFDTRDPQIQSLVKYISKRVNQRINCAATASGTSILASCLLSQQSNKINFEELQYQTILLNYLINIFNKKINWKLSTSLEAEHIFEYLTSYLSQFENSVSEKGNNFNLSNTNLPSIHNLSEQTFAMGLRWKLMNKETNQENKTEYIRNEEKEMNLWWYRGTIFHILAPFGIIAQVLLNSKEEERTPQKIEFTISSIRRIWQDELFWDSKTSSNLISSSCLNIFENLGLIKQIHSESEDKIRIEISNNAKKLETLEFLSRFIRPEVELYGILMATALELVKSKGVFSRDELIQKTITTHSAAFLRTIAFQPPIFSKVFSQRAFDSLYKAGIFTPRENQKLSLNISNVAGFSLFLNVTQWTDFVS, encoded by the coding sequence ATGTATAAAATAATGGGTATCCATTTTACAAACTGGGCTTGGCTGTATTCACCTTTATCTTTTTTTATGAGAATAAGGGTTTATCCTAAATCTGTTTCAAAAGAAACTTTTTTTAATCAGCATAATGGAAAAGCAATTGTTTATGTTTTACCAAGAATGTCTGTAATGGATACCATTGTATTAAATAAAACTTTAAAAACATTTGAACAAAAAAAGATTTCAACAGAAGCAAAACCAAAACGTTTCAGACATGCTGCCTTGCTTGCCATTAAGTCAGGGTCGTTACTTTTTTCAAATTCATACAAAGATCGATTTTTAAGTGATTTTGTTAAATTAATTAAAAATGATCCTCGAGCAAAAAATGAAAAACTTGTTTTTATTCCAGTAAGTATATTTTGGAGTAGAGCTCCCGAACGTAACGAAAAAGGATTTCTTTTAAAATCTTTGTTTCCAGATGATGGCACAGGGAATGCTTTGCAAAAGTTATTTATGTTAATTCTACATAGAGGCGAAGTTAACATCTCTTTTGGCAAAACATTTAATTCTCCTAATATTGAATTTGGTTTAACAGAAAAATCTGAACTAACATCTGAAAATCAAGATCAAGATTATGAATATGCAAGGCGAATGAGAAGGCAATTTAATATTGAATTTGCCAAAGAAAGAACAGCTGCTTTTGGTCCTACTCTGTATGATAATGAAAAAATATGTCAATGGATTCTTTCAACTTCAACAACAAAGAAATTTATTTCTTCATCTGAAAATCCACTTAAAACGGAAGAACAAATAGTAAAATATATTCGTGAAATTGGTGCTAATTATAATTATGTTACCGTGAGAGCTCTTGAAAAGTTTTTTGATTTTATTTGGACAAAAATATTCGAAGGGGTAAGAGTTCGAAACTTTGAACATATTGAACGCGTTGCAAAAGATGGACAAATTATTTGGATGCCAAGTCATCGTAGTCACTTTGATTATTTGTTACTTTCTTATGTTTTATTTAAAAAAGGTTTTGTTGTTCCTCATATTGCAGCGGGAATAAATCTTAACTTTTGGCCTATAGGTTCTATTTTAAGAAGAGGTGGCGCTTTTTTTATAAGAAGAAGTTTTTCTGGAAATAAAATATATGCTCACACTTTTTCTGAATATGTTAATTTTCTTTTACAAAATAGTTTTCCAGTAGAATTTTTTCAAGAAGGAGGAAGAAGCCGAATTGGAAAATTACTTACTCCTAAAATGGGAATGCTTAATATTTGTGTACAAAGTATAATTAAAAGAAAATCTGAAAACACTTATATTGTTCCTGTTTACTTTGGATACGATAAAGTAATGGAAGACGACTCATATGCAAAAGAACTCAAAGGAGCTAAAAAACAAAAAGAAAACGCATTTCAGTTTTTGAACGGCATTCGAAAAGTATTTACAAATTATGGAAGTGTAGATGTTTCATTTGGAGATCCCATTAAAATTGGAGATATTTGGCAAGAGTATAATGAAAAAGTAAGAAAAGAAATTCCTGCTGATCTTTCAATAAATGAATTACTTCCCTATCATTTAAAAGATTTACCAGATAATTTTGACACCCGTGATCCTCAAATTCAAAGTCTTGTAAAATACATTTCTAAAAGAGTGAATCAAAGAATTAACTGCGCAGCAACGGCTTCCGGTACCTCAATATTGGCATCATGCCTTTTATCTCAACAATCAAATAAAATTAATTTTGAAGAATTACAATACCAAACCATCTTATTAAACTATTTAATTAATATATTTAATAAAAAAATAAATTGGAAACTTTCCACAAGTTTAGAAGCAGAGCATATTTTTGAATACTTAACTTCTTATTTAAGCCAGTTTGAAAATTCAGTGAGTGAAAAGGGAAATAATTTTAATTTATCTAATACAAATCTTCCTTCTATTCATAATCTTTCAGAACAAACCTTTGCAATGGGTTTGCGTTGGAAACTTATGAACAAAGAAACAAACCAAGAAAATAAAACTGAATATATTCGCAATGAAGAAAAAGAAATGAATTTATGGTGGTATAGAGGCACCATTTTCCATATTTTAGCACCCTTTGGTATTATTGCTCAGGTTTTATTAAATTCTAAAGAAGAGGAAAGAACTCCTCAAAAAATTGAATTTACAATTTCCTCAATTCGAAGAATATGGCAAGACGAATTATTTTGGGACAGTAAAACATCAAGTAATTTAATTTCTAGCTCATGTTTAAATATTTTTGAAAATCTAGGTTTGATAAAACAAATTCATTCAGAGTCTGAAGATAAAATAAGAATTGAAATTTCAAATAATGCTAAAAAGCTGGAAACACTAGAATTTTTATCAAGATTCATTAGACCAGAAGTGGAGCTCTACGGGATATTAATGGCAACTGCTCTTGAGTTAGTTAAATCAAAAGGCGTTTTCTCAAGAGATGAACTCATTCAAAAGACAATAACAACACACTCAGCTGCCTTTTTAAGAACAATCGCTTTTCAACCACCGATTTTTTCAAAGGTTTTTTCTCAAAGAGCATTTGACTCTTTATACAAGGCTGGAATTTTTACACCAAGAGAAAATCAAAAACTTTCTCTTAATATATCCAATGTAGCTGGTTTTTCATTATTTCTAAACGTAACCCAATGGACTGATTTTGTCTCTTAA
- the cheB gene encoding chemotaxis-specific protein-glutamate methyltransferase CheB: MRVLIVDDSVVFRSQIKAALEENNEIVVVNTAANGKIALERLEQNVVDVVILDLEMPVMDGIQMLEEMRKKGFHQKVIIFAAPTGEGVDLALKGLRGGAADFISKPSSSSESLEQALEGIKKELIPKILQFKNQFKGNTDKISQPITENQIKKFDNLRDHVSKNEILSFKKPRVIGIGSSTGGPTALEKILINIKSLPLNIPIFIAQHMPPKFTEALARRLETICGHPVHEATHGAVVLSGHIYVAPGDFHMTVEKLPDANHCIIQLDQGPKRNSVRPAVDNLFESLAKVYGNQCVAFILTGMGEDGMVGAKAIKDASGSIIIQDAQTSTVWGMPGAVYASGNYDAMVSIDGCSDYLVQMVK; this comes from the coding sequence ATGCGTGTTTTAATAGTTGATGATTCCGTTGTTTTTCGTTCCCAAATTAAAGCAGCCCTAGAAGAAAATAACGAGATTGTTGTGGTAAATACAGCCGCAAATGGAAAAATTGCTTTAGAACGCCTTGAACAAAATGTTGTTGATGTTGTTATTTTGGATCTTGAAATGCCTGTAATGGACGGCATTCAAATGTTAGAAGAAATGCGTAAAAAAGGATTTCATCAAAAAGTAATTATTTTTGCTGCCCCTACAGGTGAAGGGGTTGATCTTGCATTAAAAGGATTACGAGGAGGAGCTGCGGATTTTATTTCAAAACCAAGCTCATCGAGTGAATCTCTTGAACAGGCTCTTGAAGGAATAAAAAAAGAACTTATTCCTAAAATATTACAATTTAAAAACCAATTTAAAGGTAACACAGATAAAATTTCTCAACCTATTACTGAAAATCAAATAAAAAAATTTGATAATTTAAGAGACCATGTTTCAAAAAATGAAATTTTAAGTTTTAAAAAACCAAGAGTAATAGGGATTGGCTCTTCAACAGGAGGCCCTACAGCATTAGAAAAAATATTAATCAATATAAAAAGTCTTCCTTTAAATATTCCCATATTTATTGCTCAACATATGCCTCCTAAGTTTACAGAAGCGTTGGCAAGAAGATTGGAAACTATTTGCGGACATCCCGTGCATGAAGCAACTCATGGAGCTGTAGTTCTTTCTGGGCATATTTATGTAGCTCCAGGTGATTTTCATATGACAGTAGAAAAATTACCTGATGCAAATCATTGTATAATTCAATTAGATCAAGGGCCAAAAAGAAATTCAGTTCGTCCTGCAGTAGATAATTTATTTGAGTCTTTAGCAAAGGTTTATGGAAACCAATGTGTTGCTTTTATTTTAACGGGCATGGGCGAAGATGGAATGGTGGGAGCGAAAGCAATTAAAGATGCGTCAGGTTCCATTATTATTCAAGATGCGCAAACTTCAACAGTTTGGGGAATGCCAGGCGCTGTTTATGCTTCTGGTAATTATGACGCCATGGTTAGTATTGATGGATGTTCTGATTATTTAGTCCAAATGGTAAAGTGA
- a CDS encoding response regulator: MNNVSFEKELRNTFITESKEMLDETETIFINLEKNPNDFSHFDKLLRIIHTIKGSAAVVGIEKLVHFTHVYETLLISVKNNKTILSQEIIDILIAGNDSLKKSMDIIEIEPKSELAHFNQIKDSIEKILNIEKKDNSVKNTEKITTSQPIENVKSIGNVLILDDEKEILEYMKIIIEQQNYHVYAIDNAQEALDVLNTKKIDVIFTDLKMPKMDGFQFTEKIRKINKYIPIILVSGNLDLESSKKFLKLGVNDFIDKPFNTNNLLFVLERAMKTKYIWNELLKISKACFKTYVYFQKMDSFINNENVASDILKDREILKNCLDEIKETTINILDFEKSKAS; this comes from the coding sequence ATGAATAATGTTTCTTTTGAAAAAGAACTAAGAAATACATTTATAACAGAATCAAAAGAAATGCTTGATGAAACAGAAACTATTTTTATTAATTTAGAAAAAAATCCGAATGACTTTTCTCACTTTGATAAGCTTTTAAGAATTATTCATACAATAAAAGGTTCTGCTGCCGTTGTTGGTATTGAAAAATTAGTGCATTTTACTCATGTATACGAGACTTTATTAATATCCGTAAAAAATAATAAAACAATTTTATCTCAGGAAATTATTGATATATTAATTGCTGGTAACGACTCTTTAAAAAAATCTATGGATATAATAGAAATTGAGCCAAAATCAGAGCTTGCACATTTTAATCAGATTAAAGATAGTATTGAAAAAATTTTAAATATAGAAAAAAAAGATAATAGTGTTAAAAATACTGAAAAAATAACAACTTCTCAACCTATTGAAAATGTAAAATCAATAGGAAATGTTTTAATTCTTGATGATGAAAAAGAAATTTTGGAATATATGAAAATTATAATTGAGCAACAAAATTATCATGTTTATGCAATAGATAACGCTCAAGAAGCGCTTGATGTTTTAAATACAAAAAAAATTGATGTTATCTTTACAGATTTAAAAATGCCAAAAATGGATGGATTTCAATTTACAGAAAAAATTAGAAAAATTAATAAATATATTCCAATTATTCTTGTTTCGGGAAATTTAGATTTAGAAAGTTCTAAAAAATTTTTAAAACTGGGAGTAAATGATTTTATAGATAAACCTTTTAATACAAACAATCTTTTATTTGTATTAGAAAGAGCTATGAAAACTAAATATATTTGGAATGAATTGTTAAAAATATCAAAAGCATGTTTTAAAACCTACGTTTATTTTCAAAAAATGGATTCTTTTATAAACAATGAAAATGTAGCTTCTGATATTTTAAAAGACAGAGAGATTTTAAAAAATTGTCTAGATGAAATAAAAGAAACTACAATAAACATTCTCGATTTTGAGAAAAGTAAAGCAAGTTAA
- a CDS encoding chemotaxis protein CheW — MHEVSTINTSNTKLSSTHKETKQFSTFYLENRLYGIEVGRVQEVVRAMTMTSIPLAPEYVRGLINLRGQVATAIGLRQLFRFLDSMPEEFINIVCKVEGMLISFQVDEIGDVIEVSEDDFEQTPQTISDDIRSFMLGVYKIPNSLLSVINVDNIIKYLNAKE, encoded by the coding sequence ATGCATGAAGTATCAACAATAAATACTTCAAATACAAAATTAAGTTCAACTCATAAAGAAACAAAACAATTTTCAACATTTTATTTAGAAAATCGGTTGTATGGAATTGAAGTTGGGCGAGTTCAAGAAGTCGTTCGAGCAATGACAATGACATCAATTCCTTTGGCTCCTGAATATGTAAGGGGACTTATTAATTTACGCGGGCAAGTCGCAACAGCAATTGGTTTAAGACAGTTATTTAGGTTTTTAGATTCTATGCCTGAAGAATTTATAAATATTGTTTGTAAAGTGGAAGGAATGTTAATTTCTTTTCAAGTTGATGAAATTGGTGATGTTATAGAAGTTTCTGAAGACGATTTTGAGCAAACTCCTCAAACCATTTCTGATGATATTCGTAGTTTTATGCTTGGTGTTTATAAAATTCCAAATTCTCTTTTAAGTGTAATTAATGTTGATAATATTATTAAATATTTAAATGCTAAAGAATAA